The following proteins come from a genomic window of Ilumatobacter coccineus YM16-304:
- a CDS encoding Lin0512 family protein, with product MALVRWVTEMGMGVDVHGGDYTKAARRAVSDAIRHSSLNFFDAAGKTPHDMQIEAIIAVNDPDALDIEAIAAELPYGTVTVSPRSGGVDVPGPTRADGTHDLMVVANAVILVSFPED from the coding sequence ATGGCGTTGGTGCGTTGGGTGACCGAGATGGGCATGGGCGTCGACGTCCATGGCGGCGACTACACGAAGGCGGCGCGTCGAGCGGTGTCGGATGCGATCCGGCACAGCAGCCTCAACTTCTTCGACGCCGCCGGCAAGACGCCACACGACATGCAGATCGAAGCGATCATCGCGGTGAATGATCCCGACGCGCTCGACATCGAGGCGATCGCCGCAGAGCTTCCGTACGGAACGGTCACCGTGTCGCCTCGCTCGGGCGGCGTCGACGTGCCCGGCCCCACACGCGCCGACGGGACCCACGACCTGATGGTCGTCGCCAACGCGGTGATCCTCGTGAGCTTCCCGGAGGACTGA
- a CDS encoding alpha/beta hydrolase: protein MAVVTLNGIDIHHEVYGDVGDPWVLNIGGSGGDLRRTFPDRSPLNKHFRVVHYDQRGLGQTTSPVTDYTMADYADDAAALIAEVAGSPCHVVGTSFGGMVALNLAVRHPHLVDKLVLLCTSPGGDHPSYPLHELAAMDVDQSFPIRMRNMDTRWDPDADDPIPGLGVVYDIVAEQARNPATGAEADGARRQLEARSHHDVVDQLGTIGHDTLICAGRFDGTAPLANAEFTAERMPSARLEVFDGGHLLMFQDRRVFPTVIEFLQGSPTT from the coding sequence ATGGCGGTCGTGACGCTGAACGGCATCGACATCCACCACGAGGTGTACGGCGATGTCGGCGACCCGTGGGTGCTCAACATCGGTGGGAGCGGCGGCGATCTACGTCGCACCTTCCCGGATCGGTCTCCGCTCAACAAACACTTCCGAGTCGTCCACTACGACCAGCGCGGCCTCGGCCAGACGACCTCGCCGGTGACCGACTACACGATGGCCGACTACGCCGACGATGCCGCCGCGCTCATCGCGGAGGTGGCCGGTTCGCCGTGCCACGTGGTCGGGACGAGTTTCGGTGGCATGGTCGCGTTGAACCTCGCGGTTCGGCACCCGCACCTCGTCGACAAGCTCGTGCTGCTGTGCACCTCGCCGGGCGGCGACCACCCGTCGTACCCGCTGCACGAACTCGCCGCGATGGACGTCGACCAGTCGTTCCCGATCCGAATGCGGAACATGGACACTCGGTGGGATCCCGACGCCGACGATCCGATTCCCGGACTCGGCGTCGTGTACGACATCGTCGCCGAGCAAGCGCGGAACCCGGCGACGGGTGCTGAGGCCGACGGCGCACGTCGACAGTTGGAGGCTCGCAGCCACCACGACGTGGTCGATCAACTCGGCACGATCGGGCACGACACGTTGATCTGCGCTGGCCGTTTCGACGGAACGGCCCCGCTCGCCAACGCCGAGTTCACGGCCGAACGTATGCCCTCGGCTCGTCTCGAGGTCTTCGACGGTGGACACCTGTTGATGTTCCAGGATCGCCGAGTGTTCCCGACCGTCATCGAGTTCCTCCAGGGCTCGCCCACGACGTGA